Proteins encoded by one window of Streptomyces sp. ALI-76-A:
- a CDS encoding nucleotide sugar dehydrogenase — MPADLAVIGLGPYGLPLAQAAVAAGIATLGYPTGPEPGSLSPAELRRMLSGGFRHATGPAGLGRVRTAVICAPTPRAADGGLDLSQVETAARTLAAHLRPHTTVILESPVRPGTTEDFLRPLLEEGSGLRAGRDFHLAYSPSRVDPGNRDFTPANTPKVIGGLTPACTESAAAFYGRLTDKVVRARGPREAETVQLLESNYRHVNIALVNEMAVLCHDLGVDLWDVIRCAETKPFGFQAFRPGPGVGGHTVPQDLAGSGSGRTLRMVELAQQVNSQMPRYVIQRAATLLNEHGKSARGARVLLLGVTYKPDLADQQATPAQEIAVRLMELGAAVSYHDPHVPSWSVLDRPVPRADSLYEAAADADLTILLQQHRTYDLQGLSVKAQLLLDTRGATPTGAAHRI; from the coding sequence ATGCCCGCAGATCTCGCCGTGATCGGACTCGGCCCCTACGGACTGCCCCTGGCCCAGGCCGCCGTCGCCGCCGGCATCGCCACCCTGGGCTACCCGACCGGACCCGAGCCCGGCTCCCTCAGCCCCGCCGAACTGCGCCGGATGCTCTCGGGGGGCTTCCGGCACGCCACCGGCCCCGCCGGACTCGGCCGGGTGCGCACCGCCGTCATCTGCGCCCCCACCCCACGGGCCGCGGACGGCGGACTGGACCTGAGCCAGGTGGAGACGGCCGCCCGCACCCTGGCCGCACACCTGCGCCCGCACACCACGGTGATCCTGGAGTCACCCGTGCGGCCGGGGACGACGGAGGACTTCCTGCGTCCACTGCTCGAGGAGGGTTCCGGACTGCGCGCGGGCCGCGACTTCCACCTCGCCTACTCGCCCAGCCGGGTCGACCCCGGCAACCGCGACTTCACGCCCGCCAACACACCCAAGGTGATCGGCGGGCTCACCCCCGCCTGCACCGAGTCGGCCGCCGCCTTCTACGGCCGTCTCACCGACAAGGTGGTACGCGCGCGTGGACCGCGCGAGGCGGAGACCGTGCAGCTCCTGGAGAGCAACTACCGCCACGTCAACATCGCCCTCGTCAACGAGATGGCGGTCCTCTGCCACGACCTGGGCGTCGACCTGTGGGACGTCATCCGCTGCGCCGAGACCAAGCCGTTCGGCTTCCAGGCCTTCCGCCCCGGTCCCGGCGTCGGCGGCCACACCGTCCCCCAGGACCTGGCCGGCAGCGGCTCCGGCCGTACCCTGCGCATGGTGGAACTGGCCCAGCAGGTCAACAGTCAGATGCCCCGGTACGTCATCCAGCGCGCCGCGACCCTCCTCAACGAGCACGGCAAGTCGGCGCGCGGCGCCCGCGTCCTGCTGCTCGGCGTCACCTACAAGCCCGACCTCGCCGACCAGCAGGCCACCCCCGCCCAGGAGATCGCCGTCCGGCTGATGGAGCTGGGCGCCGCCGTCAGCTACCACGACCCGCACGTCCCGTCCTGGAGCGTCCTGGACCGCCCGGTCCCGCGCGCGGACTCGCTCTACGAGGCCGCCGCGGACGCCGATCTGACGATCCTGCTCCAGCAGCACCGCACGTACGACCTCCAGGGCCTGTCGGTGAAGGCCCAGCTGCTGCTGGACACGCGAGGGGCCACGCCGACCGGGGCGGCCCACCGGATCTGA